The proteins below are encoded in one region of Brassica napus cultivar Da-Ae chromosome A6, Da-Ae, whole genome shotgun sequence:
- the LOC106407264 gene encoding CRM-domain containing factor CFM9, mitochondrial-like, translated as MLTTRSLSRHCSRTCKWSLSSLLQSDSSRNLVLSSSPVTSNVMLQPGNSSSLMHQVLKGWSRAMSTSRGRSMRSKVESRMRKESGKTLREIRRAKKLKKKLMTDEERLIYNLKRAKKKVALLLQKLKKYDLPELPSPVHDPELFTPEQTQAFKKIGFKNKNYVPVGVRGVFGGVVQNMHMHWKFHETVQVCCDNFPKEKIKEMATMIARLSGGVVINIHNVKTIIMFRGRNYRQPKNLIPVNTLTKRKALFKARFEQALESQKLNIKKTEQQLRRMGVNPEDPVAMASIQRVASTFFNAIDKKEGSPYVFHGDKQSERGTSVVNTEETEPADEDSDQEELDRFIAEIEEAADKEWEEEEAAEQEESGRIRYWNREEFAGRSRGPEMRSYVDSGHGFRRNERDTRSQRRSNDSDEDDNDSDQLDSEDDDEIPKRFDRPRSNTRRQGQGQDFVRRSHDPRPRVRSDEDVLSDLDNTMWDSGDEEDAAPANYISSSDEDEDENKTKQPRSSNNNSKTKSGKQRDEDWDSD; from the exons ATGTTGACGACGAGGAGTCTCTCGAGACATTGCTCGAGAACTTGTAAATGGTCTTTATCGTCTCTCCTTCAATCAGATTCCTCCAG GAATCTGGTTTTGTCGTCGAGTCCGGTTACAAGCAATGTGATGCTTCAGCCTGGCAACTCCAGTTCATTGATGCATCAAGTCTTGAAGGGATGGTCTCGAGCTATGTCGACGTCGAGAGGAAGGAGCATGAGGAGTAAAGTTGAGAGTAGGATGAGGAAAGAGTCTGGTAAGACGTTGAGAGAGATTAGGAGAGCTaagaagttgaagaagaagCTCATGACTGATGAAGAAAGACTCATCTACAACCTCAAAAGg GCGAAGAAGAAAGTTGCGCTTCTGTTGCAAAAGCTCAAGAAGTACGATCTCCCTGAGCTGCCATCCCCGGTTCATGATCCTGAGCTTTTCACACCGGAACAGACTCAAGCCTTCAAGAAAATCGGTTTCAAGAATAAAAACTACGTCCCTGTTGGTGTTCGTGGAGTCTTTGGAGGAGTGGTTCAAAACATGCATATGCACTGGAAGTTTCATGAGACGGTGCAGGTTTGCTGCGATAACTTCCCAAAGGAGAAGATTAAAGAGATGGCGACCATGATAGCTAGACTTAGCGGTGGGGTTGTCATTAATATACATAACGTGAAGACTATTATTATGTTCCGTGGTAGAAACTACAGGCAGCCTAAGAACCTTATCCCTGTCAACACCCTCACAAAACGCAAG GCTTTGTTTAAAGCGAGATTTGAGCAAGCACTTGAATCTCAGAAGCTGAACATCAAGAAAACAGAACAGCAGCTAAGGAGAATGGGTGTTAACCCCGAAGATCCGGTTGCCATGGCTAGCATCCAGAGAGTTGCCTCAACGTTCTTTAACGCAATCGACAAAAAAGAAGGAAGTCCATATGTCTTCCATGGAGATAAACAATCAGAAAGAGGGACTAGTGTGGTGAATACAGAAGAAACAGAACCGGCTGATGAAGATAGTGACCAGGAGGAGCTAGACAGATTCATAGCTGAGATAGAAGAGGCAGCAGACAAGGAGTGGGAGGAAGAGGAGGCTGCGGAGCAAGAGGAGTCTGGTAGAATCAGGTATTGGAACCGAGAGGAGTTTGCAGGAAGAAGCAGAGGACCTGAGATGCGTAGCTACGTAGACTCAGGTCATGGCTTTAGAAGAAATGAGAGGGATACACGTAGCCAGAGGAGATCCAACGATAGCGATGAAGATGATAATGACAGTGATCAATTGGATTCCGAGGATGATGATGAGatcccaaagagatttgataGGCCAAGATCAAATACAAGAAGGCAGGGACAGGGACAGGATTTTGTGAGAAGAAGCCATGATCCTCGACCTCGAGTGAGGAGTGATGAAGATGTGCTGAGTGATCTTGATAACACAATGTGGGATtcaggagatgaagaagatgcaGCACCTGCTAATTATATTTCGAGCAGCGACGAGGACGAAGatgaaaacaaaactaaacaacCAAGGTCCAGTAACAACAATTCGAAGACCAAGAGTGGAAAACAAAGGGATGAGGATTGGGATAGTGATTAG
- the LOC106411396 gene encoding beta-1,4-mannosyl-glycoprotein 4-beta-N-acetylglucosaminyltransferase-like isoform X2, translated as MSDGYYNSKKTDDICDDVCGQGSKAGATISRLKCVLRGFDVRTLLCLFILVPFAIFAIYLHGQKLTYFFRPLWESPPKPFHTIPHYHTENATMQSLCSLHGWGVRDSPRRVYDAVLFSNEKDLLTVRWKELYPYVTQFVLLESNSTFTGLPKPFVFKSNKDQFSFVEERLTYGNIGGRFRKGENPFVEEAFQRVALDKLLRIAGIEEDDLLIMSDVDEIPSAHTINLLRWCDDIPPVLHLQLKNYLYSFEYYVDSKSWRASIHRYNPGKTRYAHFRQSDVMLSDSGWHCSFCFRYISDFVFKMKAYSHSDRVRFSHYLNPVRIQDVICKGTDLFDMLPEEYTFKEMIGKMGPVPRSYSAVHLPSYLLENAEKYKYLLPGNCVRERQTG; from the exons ATGTCCGATGGTTATTACAATTCGAAGAAGACCGATGATATCTGCGACGATGTTTGTGGACAG GGATCTAAAGCAGGAGCAACAATCTCACGCCTCAAATGCGTCCTCCGAGGCTTCGACGTAAGAACGCTCCTATGCCTCTTCATCCTCGTGCCATTCGCCATCTTCGCAATCTACCTCCACGGCCAGAAGCTCACTTACTTCTTCAGACCCCTCTGGGAATCCCCTCCAAAGCCCTTCCACACCATCCCTCACTACCACACCGAGAACGCAACGATGCAATCTCTCTGCTCCCTCCACGGCTGGGGAGTCAGAGACTCACCTCGCCGCGTTTACGACGCGGTTCTCTTCAGCAACGAGAAAGATCTCTTGACAGTCCGCTGGAAAGAGCTTTACCCTTATGTGACTCAGTTCGTCCTCCTCGAGTCAAACTCCACCTTCACCGGTTTGCCTAAACCGTTTGTCTTCAAAAGCAACAAGGACCAGTTCAGCTTCGTGGAGGAGCGGCTGACGTACGGGAACATCGGAGGACGGTTTAGAAAAGGAGAGAACCCTTTCGTTGAAGAGGCGTTTCAGCGTGTTGCATTGGATAAGCTTCTTAGAATCGCTGGCATTGAAGAGGATGATTTGTTGATTATGTCTGATGTTGATGAGATCCCTAGCGCTCACACCATCAACCTCTTGAGATGGTGCGACGATATCCCTCCGGTCCTTCACCTCCAGCTTAAGAATTATTTATACTCTTTCGAGTACTACGTCGATAGCAAGAGCTGGAGAGCTTCTATACACCGTTACAACCCAGGGAAGACTCGGTACGCGCATTTTCGACAGAGCGATGTGATGTTATCTGACTCTGGATGGCACTGCAGCTTCTGTTTCCGTTATATTAGCGATTTTGTGTTCAAGATGAAGGCTTACAGTCACTCGGACCGTGTGAGGTTCTCTCATTACCTGAATCCTGTTAGGATTCAAGATGTTATATGCAAAGGGACTGATTTGTTTGACATGTTGCCTGAGGAGTACACTTTCAAGGAGATGATTGGTAAAATGGGACCTGTGCCTCGTTCTTATTCAGCTGTTCATCTGCCTTCTTACCTGCTGGAGAACGCTGAGAAGTATAAATACTTGTTACCTGGTAACTGCGTGAGAGAAAGACAGACTGGGTGA
- the LOC106411396 gene encoding beta-1,4-mannosyl-glycoprotein 4-beta-N-acetylglucosaminyltransferase-like isoform X1 — protein sequence MSDGYYNSKKTDDICDDVCGQQGSKAGATISRLKCVLRGFDVRTLLCLFILVPFAIFAIYLHGQKLTYFFRPLWESPPKPFHTIPHYHTENATMQSLCSLHGWGVRDSPRRVYDAVLFSNEKDLLTVRWKELYPYVTQFVLLESNSTFTGLPKPFVFKSNKDQFSFVEERLTYGNIGGRFRKGENPFVEEAFQRVALDKLLRIAGIEEDDLLIMSDVDEIPSAHTINLLRWCDDIPPVLHLQLKNYLYSFEYYVDSKSWRASIHRYNPGKTRYAHFRQSDVMLSDSGWHCSFCFRYISDFVFKMKAYSHSDRVRFSHYLNPVRIQDVICKGTDLFDMLPEEYTFKEMIGKMGPVPRSYSAVHLPSYLLENAEKYKYLLPGNCVRERQTG from the exons ATGTCCGATGGTTATTACAATTCGAAGAAGACCGATGATATCTGCGACGATGTTTGTGGACAG CAGGGATCTAAAGCAGGAGCAACAATCTCACGCCTCAAATGCGTCCTCCGAGGCTTCGACGTAAGAACGCTCCTATGCCTCTTCATCCTCGTGCCATTCGCCATCTTCGCAATCTACCTCCACGGCCAGAAGCTCACTTACTTCTTCAGACCCCTCTGGGAATCCCCTCCAAAGCCCTTCCACACCATCCCTCACTACCACACCGAGAACGCAACGATGCAATCTCTCTGCTCCCTCCACGGCTGGGGAGTCAGAGACTCACCTCGCCGCGTTTACGACGCGGTTCTCTTCAGCAACGAGAAAGATCTCTTGACAGTCCGCTGGAAAGAGCTTTACCCTTATGTGACTCAGTTCGTCCTCCTCGAGTCAAACTCCACCTTCACCGGTTTGCCTAAACCGTTTGTCTTCAAAAGCAACAAGGACCAGTTCAGCTTCGTGGAGGAGCGGCTGACGTACGGGAACATCGGAGGACGGTTTAGAAAAGGAGAGAACCCTTTCGTTGAAGAGGCGTTTCAGCGTGTTGCATTGGATAAGCTTCTTAGAATCGCTGGCATTGAAGAGGATGATTTGTTGATTATGTCTGATGTTGATGAGATCCCTAGCGCTCACACCATCAACCTCTTGAGATGGTGCGACGATATCCCTCCGGTCCTTCACCTCCAGCTTAAGAATTATTTATACTCTTTCGAGTACTACGTCGATAGCAAGAGCTGGAGAGCTTCTATACACCGTTACAACCCAGGGAAGACTCGGTACGCGCATTTTCGACAGAGCGATGTGATGTTATCTGACTCTGGATGGCACTGCAGCTTCTGTTTCCGTTATATTAGCGATTTTGTGTTCAAGATGAAGGCTTACAGTCACTCGGACCGTGTGAGGTTCTCTCATTACCTGAATCCTGTTAGGATTCAAGATGTTATATGCAAAGGGACTGATTTGTTTGACATGTTGCCTGAGGAGTACACTTTCAAGGAGATGATTGGTAAAATGGGACCTGTGCCTCGTTCTTATTCAGCTGTTCATCTGCCTTCTTACCTGCTGGAGAACGCTGAGAAGTATAAATACTTGTTACCTGGTAACTGCGTGAGAGAAAGACAGACTGGGTGA